AAATTCTTCGCATAGAATGTGCGACTTCGCTGATCACAGCAATGCGGTCGACGAAGCCCTGAAAAGGGTCGGTGCGGGAATAGCTCAGTTGGTAGAGCGCAACCTTGCCAAGGTTGAGGTCGCGAGTTCGAGCCTCGTTTCCCGCTCCAAGTAATTTCGAAAGAGAGCTTCGGCTCTCTTTTTCATCCCGGCACCAACCGGGAGCTGGTCACAGCGGCGCGGTAGCAAAGCGGTTATGCCCCGGATTGCAAATCCGGTCAGTCCGGTTCGACTCCGGACCGCGCCTCCAGGAACAGTTTTGCGGGAATAGCTCAGTTGGTAGAGCGCAACCTTGCCAAGGTTGAGGTCGCGAGTTCGAGCCTCGTTTCCCGCTCCAACACGCTGTGCCGTGCGCAATGCGCGGTGCAACAGCAAAACGCCCCGACCAGGGCGTTATGCGGGAATAGCTCAGTTGGTAGAGCGCAACCTTGCCAAGGTTGAGGTCGCGAGTTCGAGCCTCGTTTCCCGCTCCAGCACAATGCCCGCTACCCAGCCGCCCGGGTGGCGAAATGGTAGACGCAGCGGACTTAAACTCCGCCGGTTCCTGAAAAGGGCCGTACGGGTTCGAGTCCCGTCCCGGGCACCATGCAAGACGTTAGCGGTGCGGTCTCAGACCGTGCAGCGTTGCAGGGTGAAGCCCTCCCAACCCAGGCCCTTGCGGGCAAGCATGGCCAGCACCTCCGGGTCGCCGGTCGTTGCCAGCGTGATCGCCCCTTTGGGCGTGCCCGTTATCTGCGATTCCAGCGGCCACAGTCGTACCGCCTGCTGGGCCACCGCACCCTCCACTTGCAAGAGCTGTACGCCAGGCCCCAACTCCGCCTGCCAAAGCGGGCGGATGAGCGGGTAATGGGTGCAGCCAAGCAAAGCAGTGTCCACCCCTGCCGCCTTGAGAGGCGCGCAATAACGAGCCACCAATTCGCGCAGGGCAGGGCTGTCCAGATCGCCCTCTTCGATGTGTTTGACCACACCTGAACAGGCCACTGCGGTGACTTGTGCGCCGGCCGCGTGGCGTTCGATCAAGGCTGCAAAGCGCGGACTGTTCACCGTGGCAGTGGTGGCTAAAACGCCGACACGGCCATTGCGGCTCGCGCTGGCGGCGGGCTTCACCCCAGGTTCTATGCCCACGATGGGCAGCCCGGGAAAGGCCTCGCGCACCCTTTGCGCGGCCACGGCGGTCGCCGTGTTGCAGGCGATAACAACCAATCGAGCGCCTTTGTCCACCAGATGCTGGGTCAGGGCAAGGCTGCGCTCGATGATGAAGTCATGGCTACGTTCGCCAATGGGCGCGTGGGCGCTGTCGGCCACATAGTTCAGGCCCACCCATGGCAGGGCCTCACGCAAAGCGGCCAACACGGTCAACCCGCCCACGCCGGAATCCCAGACCCCCACTGATGCTTGCACCTTGAGCCTTCGCAAAAAAATAGAACGATCGTTCTATTTTGACTGCTGGTTTGCCCCGAAACCGTCCGTACCACCTGGGGGCGACCCCTAGAATGCCGCGAGTTTCAGTTAGGAGACCGGGATGAAAGTACTGGTGCCCGTCAAGCGGGTGGTGGACTACAACGTCAAAGTGCGCGTCAAGGCCGATGGCTCGGGCGTGGACATTGCCAACGTCAAGATGTCGATGAACCCCTTCGACGAAATTGCCGTCGAAGAGGCCGTGCGCCTGAAGGAAAAGGGCGTCGTGACCGAGATCGTCGCGGTGTCCTGCGGCGTCACGCAGTGCCAGGAAACCCTGCGCACCGCGATGGCCATTGGGGCTGATCGCGCCATCCTGGTCGAGACCGATGCCGAATTGCAGCCCCTGGCCGTGGCCAAGCTGCTCAAGGCTTTGGTGGACAAGGAAGCACCGCAGCTCGTTATCCTGGGCAAGCAAGCCATCGACGACGATTGCAACCAGACCGGCCAGATGCTGGCCGCGCTGACCGGCATGCCGCAGGGCACCTTCGCCTCCAAGGTCGAAGCGGTGGACGGCGGCGTGAACGTGACCCGCGAAGTGGACGGTGGACTGGAGACGGTGAAGCTGGCCCTGCCGGCCGTGATCACCACCGACCTGCGCCTGAATGAGCCGCGCTATGTGACGCTGCCCAACATCATGAAGGCCAAGAAGAAGCCGCTGGACATCGTCAAGCCGGCCGATCTGGGCGTGGATGTGACGCCGCGCATCAAGACCCTCAAGGTGGCCGAGCCCGCCAAGCGCAGCGCTGGCATCAAGGTGCCCGATGTGGCCACGCTGGTGAGCAAGCTCAAGAACG
Above is a window of Inhella inkyongensis DNA encoding:
- a CDS encoding electron transfer flavoprotein subunit beta/FixA family protein translates to MKVLVPVKRVVDYNVKVRVKADGSGVDIANVKMSMNPFDEIAVEEAVRLKEKGVVTEIVAVSCGVTQCQETLRTAMAIGADRAILVETDAELQPLAVAKLLKALVDKEAPQLVILGKQAIDDDCNQTGQMLAALTGMPQGTFASKVEAVDGGVNVTREVDGGLETVKLALPAVITTDLRLNEPRYVTLPNIMKAKKKPLDIVKPADLGVDVTPRIKTLKVAEPAKRSAGIKVPDVATLVSKLKNEAKVI
- the murI gene encoding glutamate racemase is translated as MQASVGVWDSGVGGLTVLAALREALPWVGLNYVADSAHAPIGERSHDFIIERSLALTQHLVDKGARLVVIACNTATAVAAQRVREAFPGLPIVGIEPGVKPAASASRNGRVGVLATTATVNSPRFAALIERHAAGAQVTAVACSGVVKHIEEGDLDSPALRELVARYCAPLKAAGVDTALLGCTHYPLIRPLWQAELGPGVQLLQVEGAVAQQAVRLWPLESQITGTPKGAITLATTGDPEVLAMLARKGLGWEGFTLQRCTV